A genomic stretch from Bradyrhizobium quebecense includes:
- a CDS encoding GGDEF domain-containing protein has translation MAIRIETRGDVLRRTGKVMVIAASMTAVMSFTIGMLVFGRDLAAPITVGQMQLFGLTAGVFISIALSGAMSYRAGLLMLELAHTRRELAQISQTDQLTGLLNRRGFDTEAAAALDQAQADGASVAVLMCDIDHFKSINDRYGHEIGDRVLVEIADVLRQFAIRHGALVARYGGEEFAAVVTGLSHEQTAHGAEEIRRDCAARTILDGVTQLPVTISIGFTLKNSGFDLGNLMRTADQALYAAKRHGRDRVEHARDAA, from the coding sequence ATGGCCATCAGGATCGAGACACGCGGCGACGTTCTGCGCCGTACCGGCAAGGTGATGGTGATTGCCGCCAGCATGACCGCGGTGATGTCCTTCACCATCGGCATGCTGGTGTTCGGCCGCGATCTGGCCGCGCCGATCACGGTCGGGCAGATGCAGCTGTTCGGGCTCACCGCCGGCGTCTTTATCTCAATCGCGCTCAGCGGCGCGATGTCCTATCGCGCCGGCCTCTTGATGCTGGAGCTCGCGCATACCCGCCGCGAGCTCGCCCAGATCTCGCAGACCGACCAGCTGACCGGTCTGTTGAACCGCCGTGGCTTCGACACTGAGGCCGCCGCGGCGCTCGACCAGGCGCAGGCGGATGGCGCGTCGGTGGCGGTCCTGATGTGCGACATCGATCATTTCAAGTCGATCAACGACCGCTACGGACATGAGATCGGCGACAGAGTGCTGGTCGAGATCGCCGACGTGTTGCGCCAGTTCGCGATCCGGCACGGCGCGCTGGTCGCCCGCTACGGCGGCGAGGAATTCGCAGCTGTGGTGACCGGCCTGAGCCACGAGCAGACGGCGCACGGCGCCGAGGAAATCCGCCGCGATTGCGCGGCGCGCACGATCCTCGACGGCGTGACTCAGCTGCCGGTGACGATCAGCATCGGCTTCACCTTGAAGAACTCCGGCTTCGATCTCGGCAATTTGATGCGAACCGCCGACCAGGCGCTCTACGCCGCCAAGCGCCATGGCCGCGACCGCGTCGAGCACGCGCGCGACGCGGCGTGA
- a CDS encoding aminotransferase class I/II-fold pyridoxal phosphate-dependent enzyme, which produces MAMTASSGLAQGAGDVASAGQAERSPFLRTTELLAPYQPAKSLITLSLGEPQHPVPEFVGPVLAKHTAEFGRYPIAKGIEPFRRAVATWLSSRFQLPRPVDPESEVMVLNGSREGLFFAAITASRYVAARKGRPAILMPNPFYPAYGAGARAAGCEQIHLPTTLANGFLPDLDAIDEATWARTVAFFIASPANPQGSVASRAYFARLKELADRFGFMILSDECYSEIYTREAPGSVLECAGPDFSNVVAFQSLSKRSNLPGMRVGFAAGDRKFLAAFHELRNVAAPQVPVPLQHVAVAAYSDEAHVEENRRLYRIKFDFADQILGNRYGYKRPAGGFCVWLDVSDRGSDEAVTVRLYRDAGVRVIPGSYLAREQNDGSNPGAGYIRLALVSDSESTAEAMHRLVETLG; this is translated from the coding sequence ATGGCAATGACCGCCTCATCCGGCTTGGCGCAGGGCGCCGGCGATGTCGCATCCGCCGGCCAGGCCGAGCGTTCCCCGTTCTTGCGTACAACCGAGCTGCTGGCGCCCTATCAGCCAGCCAAGTCTTTGATTACGCTGTCGTTAGGCGAACCGCAGCACCCCGTGCCCGAATTCGTCGGGCCGGTGCTGGCAAAGCATACCGCCGAGTTTGGCCGTTACCCGATCGCCAAGGGCATCGAGCCGTTTCGCCGCGCGGTCGCGACCTGGCTATCGAGCCGGTTCCAATTGCCGCGGCCGGTCGATCCCGAGAGCGAGGTGATGGTGTTGAACGGCAGCCGCGAGGGGCTGTTCTTTGCCGCCATCACCGCGTCGCGATATGTCGCCGCGCGCAAGGGCCGGCCGGCGATCCTGATGCCGAATCCGTTCTATCCGGCCTATGGCGCCGGCGCCCGCGCGGCCGGCTGCGAGCAGATCCATCTGCCGACCACGCTCGCCAACGGTTTTCTGCCCGATCTCGATGCGATCGACGAGGCGACATGGGCCCGCACCGTGGCTTTCTTCATCGCCTCGCCTGCCAATCCGCAAGGCTCGGTCGCCTCGCGCGCTTATTTTGCGCGGCTGAAAGAGCTCGCCGACCGGTTCGGCTTCATGATTCTCTCAGACGAGTGCTATTCGGAGATCTACACCCGCGAGGCGCCGGGCAGCGTTCTCGAATGCGCCGGTCCCGACTTCAGCAATGTGGTCGCGTTCCAGTCGCTGTCGAAACGCTCCAACCTGCCGGGCATGCGGGTCGGCTTCGCCGCGGGCGACAGAAAGTTCCTCGCTGCATTCCACGAGCTGCGCAATGTCGCCGCACCGCAGGTGCCGGTGCCGCTGCAGCATGTCGCGGTCGCCGCCTATAGCGACGAGGCGCACGTCGAGGAAAATCGCAGGCTCTATCGCATCAAGTTCGATTTCGCCGACCAGATCCTCGGCAACCGCTACGGCTACAAGCGCCCGGCCGGCGGCTTCTGCGTCTGGCTCGACGTCTCCGATCGCGGCAGCGACGAGGCGGTGACCGTCAGGCTCTATCGCGACGCCGGCGTTCGCGTGATTCCCGGCAGCTATCTGGCGCGCGAGCAGAACGACGGTTCCAATCCGGGCGCGGGCTATATCCGCCTTGCGCTGGTCTCCGACAGTGAATCGACGGCCGAGGCGATGCATCGCCTGGTCGAAACCCTGGGTTAA
- a CDS encoding NUDIX hydrolase — MIHRRAVRALIITGERDVLLMRIHPPHGGNCFWIAPGGGIEAGETPEAALQRELAEELGLIDFEPGPAVWRRHHIFNWGGRRISQREEYRIVHSDRFAPVMADKAEAKVLDCFRWWPIADLSRAEERLTPLSLAGILESYLRDGAPSELPDEEVLID; from the coding sequence ATGATCCATCGCCGCGCCGTCAGGGCGCTCATCATCACGGGTGAACGCGACGTTCTGCTGATGCGGATTCACCCGCCGCACGGTGGCAACTGTTTCTGGATCGCGCCCGGCGGCGGCATCGAGGCCGGCGAGACGCCGGAAGCGGCGTTGCAGCGGGAGTTGGCCGAGGAATTGGGGCTAATCGATTTCGAGCCCGGTCCCGCCGTCTGGCGGCGTCATCACATCTTCAACTGGGGCGGCCGGCGAATCTCCCAGAGGGAAGAATACCGGATCGTCCACTCGGATCGCTTCGCGCCCGTGATGGCCGACAAGGCCGAGGCGAAGGTGCTCGATTGCTTCCGCTGGTGGCCGATCGCCGATCTATCCCGCGCGGAGGAGCGCCTCACGCCGCTGTCGCTGGCCGGCATCCTTGAAAGCTATCTGCGCGACGGCGCGCCAAGCGAACTGCCGGACGAGGAAGTCCTGATCGACTGA
- a CDS encoding ammonium transporter, whose amino-acid sequence MTFKRPYGAGLAALAVGLFAATAAYAEPTVNKGDNAWMLTSTVLVLLMTIPGLALFYGGLVRSKNMLSVLAQVFYTVCIVTVLWALYGYSLAFTGGSDFIGGFSKAFLMGVTPDSKAATFSVDANISELVYMCFQMTFAAITPALIVGAFAERMKFAAIALFIPIWVTVIYFPIAHMVWYWPGPDAIQDAAKALAAAADGDAKTKAQAALDAINADAGWIFKKGAIDFAGGTVVHINAGIAGLVGALLIGKRTGYGKELMAPHSLTMTMIGASLLWVGWFGFNAGSNLEANGGAALAMTNSFVATAAAALAWMFAEWIIKGHPSLLGALSGAVAGLVAVTPAAGYAGPMGAIVLGLVVGVVCLFFCTVVKNALGYDDSLDVFGVHCVGGIIGALGTGILVNPALGGAGIIDYTAIPPKVADYDFVAQMTSQVWGVCTTLVWSGVGSAILYKIVDVIVGLRANVETEREGLDITEHTERAYNM is encoded by the coding sequence ATGACGTTCAAGCGTCCCTATGGCGCGGGACTGGCGGCCCTCGCAGTCGGCCTCTTTGCCGCAACCGCCGCCTACGCCGAGCCAACCGTCAACAAGGGCGACAACGCCTGGATGCTGACATCGACGGTGCTGGTGCTGTTGATGACCATCCCGGGCCTCGCGCTGTTCTATGGCGGTCTCGTCCGCTCCAAGAACATGCTCTCGGTGCTGGCGCAGGTGTTCTACACCGTCTGCATCGTCACCGTGCTCTGGGCCCTCTACGGCTACAGCCTCGCCTTCACCGGCGGCTCCGACTTCATCGGCGGCTTCTCCAAAGCCTTCCTGATGGGCGTCACACCGGACTCCAAGGCCGCGACCTTCTCGGTCGACGCCAACATCTCGGAGCTCGTCTATATGTGCTTCCAGATGACCTTCGCGGCGATCACGCCGGCCCTCATCGTCGGCGCCTTTGCCGAGCGGATGAAGTTCGCTGCGATCGCGCTGTTCATCCCGATCTGGGTGACCGTGATCTACTTCCCGATCGCGCACATGGTCTGGTATTGGCCGGGCCCGGACGCGATCCAGGATGCTGCCAAGGCGCTCGCCGCCGCGGCTGACGGCGATGCCAAGACGAAGGCGCAGGCCGCCCTCGACGCGATCAACGCCGACGCCGGCTGGATCTTCAAGAAGGGTGCGATCGACTTCGCCGGTGGCACCGTCGTGCACATCAACGCCGGCATCGCCGGCCTGGTCGGCGCGCTCCTGATCGGCAAGCGCACCGGCTACGGCAAGGAGCTGATGGCTCCGCACTCGCTGACCATGACCATGATCGGCGCCTCGCTGCTCTGGGTCGGCTGGTTCGGCTTCAACGCTGGTTCGAACCTCGAAGCCAATGGCGGCGCTGCGCTCGCCATGACCAACTCCTTCGTGGCCACGGCCGCGGCGGCGCTGGCCTGGATGTTCGCGGAATGGATCATCAAGGGCCATCCCTCGCTGCTCGGCGCGCTCTCGGGCGCGGTCGCGGGCCTCGTCGCGGTGACGCCAGCGGCCGGTTACGCCGGTCCGATGGGCGCCATCGTGCTCGGCCTCGTGGTTGGCGTGGTCTGCCTGTTCTTCTGCACGGTCGTGAAGAACGCGCTCGGCTATGACGACTCGCTCGATGTGTTCGGCGTCCACTGCGTCGGCGGCATCATCGGTGCGCTCGGCACCGGCATCCTGGTCAACCCGGCGCTCGGCGGTGCCGGCATCATCGACTACACCGCGATCCCGCCGAAGGTTGCCGATTACGACTTCGTGGCGCAGATGACCTCGCAGGTCTGGGGCGTCTGCACCACGCTGGTGTGGTCGGGCGTCGGCTCGGCGATCCTCTACAAGATCGTGGACGTGATCGTCGGCCTGCGTGCCAACGTCGAGACCGAGCGTGAAGGCCTCGACATCACCGAGCACACGGAGCGCGCCTACAACATGTGA
- a CDS encoding GFA family protein produces the protein MKVQGRCYCGNVRYEAEGEPMMAAQCLCRECQYITGGGPNMFMAMPTTGFKYTAGQPKQFTRKDLERAVTREFCPECGTHLVTKVPGLPATILKVGTFDDPSVFTPQMTIYTCDKQTFHHVPDGKPSFEKLPAR, from the coding sequence ATGAAGGTGCAAGGCAGGTGCTATTGCGGCAACGTGCGCTATGAGGCCGAAGGCGAACCGATGATGGCGGCGCAATGCCTGTGCCGCGAATGCCAGTACATCACCGGCGGCGGACCGAACATGTTCATGGCGATGCCGACCACCGGCTTCAAATACACCGCCGGCCAACCCAAGCAGTTCACCCGGAAAGACCTCGAGCGCGCCGTGACGCGCGAATTCTGCCCGGAATGCGGCACCCATCTCGTGACCAAGGTGCCTGGCCTGCCCGCCACGATCCTGAAGGTCGGCACGTTCGACGACCCCAGTGTGTTCACCCCGCAGATGACGATCTACACCTGCGACAAGCAGACCTTCCACCATGTCCCCGACGGCAAGCCGTCGTTCGAGAAGCTGCCGGCGCGGTAG
- a CDS encoding P-II family nitrogen regulator produces the protein MKIVMAIIKPFKLEEVRDALTAIGVHGLTVTEVKGYGRQKGHTEIYRGAEYAVSFLPKIKIEVAVASDQVDKTIDAITSAAKTGQIGDGKIFVISLEHAVRIRTGEADAAAL, from the coding sequence ATGAAAATTGTTATGGCGATCATTAAGCCATTCAAGCTGGAAGAGGTCCGTGACGCCCTGACCGCCATTGGCGTTCACGGTCTCACGGTGACGGAAGTCAAGGGGTACGGCCGTCAGAAGGGCCACACGGAAATCTATCGCGGCGCCGAATATGCGGTGAGCTTCCTGCCCAAGATCAAGATCGAGGTCGCAGTCGCCTCCGACCAGGTCGACAAGACCATCGACGCCATCACCTCCGCCGCCAAGACCGGACAGATCGGCGACGGCAAGATCTTCGTCATCAGCCTCGAGCACGCCGTGCGCATCCGCACCGGCGAGGCCGATGCCGCGGCCCTCTGA
- a CDS encoding ATP-dependent Clp protease proteolytic subunit has protein sequence MRDMMQLVPMVVEQSSRGERSFDIYSRLLRERIIFLNGEVNDAMSGLVCAQLLFLEADNPNKPINLYINSYGGVVTSGLAMYDTMQFIKAPVHTLCMGTARSMGSFLLMAGEPGHRAALPNASLHVHQPLGGFQGQASDIQIHAAEMQATKRRIIRLYAQHCRRTEAEVERTLDRDHFMSAEQALEWGLIDRVFAARDAA, from the coding sequence ATGCGCGACATGATGCAACTCGTCCCGATGGTCGTCGAGCAGTCGTCCCGCGGCGAGCGGTCCTTCGACATCTATTCCAGGCTGCTGCGCGAACGCATCATCTTCCTCAACGGCGAGGTCAATGATGCGATGTCCGGACTGGTCTGCGCGCAGCTTCTGTTCCTCGAGGCTGACAACCCGAACAAGCCGATCAACCTCTACATCAACTCCTATGGCGGCGTGGTCACCAGCGGGCTTGCGATGTACGACACCATGCAGTTCATCAAGGCGCCGGTGCACACGCTGTGCATGGGCACCGCGCGCTCGATGGGATCGTTCCTGTTGATGGCCGGCGAACCCGGTCATCGCGCTGCGCTTCCCAATGCCAGCCTGCACGTGCACCAGCCGCTGGGCGGCTTCCAGGGCCAGGCGTCCGACATCCAGATCCATGCCGCCGAGATGCAGGCGACCAAGCGGCGCATCATCCGGCTTTATGCGCAGCATTGCCGGCGCACCGAGGCGGAGGTGGAACGGACACTGGACCGCGATCACTTCATGTCAGCGGAGCAGGCGCTCGAATGGGGATTGATCGACAGGGTTTTTGCAGCACGCGACGCCGCCTAA